TCTCAAACTTAGAGATCTTATCTAAAATATATTTGAGAGATAGGTTTATGAAACGAGGTGTTCTATTTTCCAAAATATATCCAACTAATTAAATTCCAAGGATGTTGCACTCATCTTAGGACTAAACCATGGAGTGATACTTTTTATACATGTAAATGTTACTACTAATTTTGAAGATAGTCCAGGTTCAAGGAAGGAGATGGATGCAAAGCCGAAGTAATTTTGCAATGAAGCAAAGGAGGAAGACGTCATTTTGTATTATAAATTTTGTATAGTATAATATTTCGTTTGTGTTTTTTCCAGCAGTGTTCCAATATTATTAACATTATCACTTATAGACTATGCATTAGGCGGTGACTTTGTTCAACTTCATGGCATTTGAGATCGAAAGCAATTGGTGTTATTCTCACAAAGAGACCCAAACCATCACAAAAGTCTTTATTTAGCTCTAAGTTCGTAGTTGTAGTTGTTAGTTTCAGGAAACAAGTAATCCATATGGAGGATTTTCTAAATTTCAATTTAATCGGTCTTGATCATTCCGCTGCAGTTCCAGATCAAAGAACCCAATAGCTTATAGTTAATTATATACAATATACTTAGATGGTAGGAGCCTGTGTTTTCTTTCTTCTAGCGTTCATCATCATAAAACCATTTAGAACAGCACAACAGGAACAAGAAAAAGGAATGCAAGAATTTATTCGTACTCAACAGGTATAataattaagaaaaagaaaatggaaaaattTTTAAGCGAACAAATTAAAAGGGTAGCAATGGTCGGCACGGGCGGCCATGAATGTAAGTAAAAGCAGGAATCCGATATGAAATCCTCGATCGTCTGCTAGTACAAAGGCAGAGAGCACTCAGGAGGCATCGCCCCTTTGAATCTCTTGCTATCCCGGCAGTAATCGTAGATCATGTATTTGTTTCTCACCCACATAAGCTGGCCCTGCTGCGCGTAGTTCAGCCTGCTGTAGGCTGGAGCCGTCCACCAGTTGGCAGGGGTGTTGGCCGAGCACTGCGAAGTGCTGCCCTGCGAATACCACGGACAAATCCTCAGATTCACCTGCTGGTATCTCGCCGCAAACGGAGCCCTCTTCCAGTCGATCTTCACCCGCCCGCCCTGCGTCGCCCAGCTGTCGCCATTCCAAATGCTGGAGTAGGCCTTCATCGCTTGCTGGTTCGGATACGCAACTCCATACTTTTGGTAGTTTCTGAAAAGCCGAATAGGGATGCTATCGATCAACCACCTGCCACGATATATAATATATACACTCCGTCGGTTAATGATTCTCTGATCATTGCAAGCTTGAGGAAAGACAGAGAGAGAGACAGAGAGGTTACACGATTTGGGTGGGATTCCAGTGAATGGTGTAGTTGTGAAAGGCCGCAGTTGGGTCGAACCAAAGATAAAACTGCTGTTCCCTTCTTCCTACCCCTCGAGCCCAGATGTTGGTGTGGACGATGTAAGGCTGCCCCGATACGTTACCAAGGAACTCGAAATCGATCTCGTCGTGCTTGTCTCCGGTCGAAGACACCTGCAACGTCATGAACCATTAATTCTGAAATTAGCATATGTTAGTTAATTATTAGCcttgtaattaattaattaattaatgtacATAGGACTTACATAATATGTAGTCACAGTGCCAGCAGAATTTCCTTGGACGAGCTTAATTTGCATCTCGACGCTTCCGAACATAAACTGCTTCCTCGTTTTGATCCCACAGCCTGAAAACATCGTGCCGTGCCAAATAATATAGCAGCAGTTATGTACTTTAATTTAATAATATGAACTGTAGTTTGAATAATATTAACTGCATGTATTAATGGTAAGTAATCAGTTCATAAATCTAAatgattaaattgattttttttaaataaatcaaagTGATGGAACAAACAGATCTTAAATTGATTACCCAATTTACCGAACATTTCTTATCAgtttattggattaattaaatCGGATTAATTTATTAGTCCAGTTGCGTTCGATTTACATAGATCAGTCAACAACTGATTATGGTTTAATAGATTTAActgatttataaaatttaaaattgaaatccaatcaaataaataataaaaactgatttttttaaaaaacattaaattaaattaaaattgaacttcCGGATTGGTTAATTTCGATTTAACTAATATGTTACGCTAAATAAATACCTGAGGCGTTGTTGAGGTTAAGCGCCAAGTTTGTTCCATTGTTCCACACGGCCAAGTTGCGAGGTCCCCAGTAGCAGACCATGTCTCTGTAGAAGTTGAAGTCTGCGAGGGCTTGCCCCATGGCCACGAGAAGAACAAATCCGAAGACTAAATTGCCCAGGATTTTCGCCATTGCCAGTCCCTCGACTCTTGTGTCTATGAAATTTAGTTCGAGGAATAACCATGAATGGACCAATACTTATAGGCCGCTGCTTGAAAATTTCTGATTCTTTTCGtcaaaaaaaacataaaacaaaAGTTTTAAACTTGCAATCCAGTTCATCTTTGCATTTCTTTTGCCCAGCTAAGTCGGTTCCACTAACGCGGATTTGGGAGAGATGTGCCTTCCACTAATGTGTTAATCTTCTGATATATAGTGCATATTAAAGTTAATAATGGCTGGCTACTTCTATTGATAGTAGTTTTTAGGTTAAATTGCAATATTTCATATTTATGCTGACAAAGTGATATATTCTTAAAATTATGAGCCAAAGGTAGGAAAATAGTCTGCAGAGCAGAAATACAGAGTCATGGGCTCTTGAAGGCCAGTTGGTGCACTAtcttaaattaataattatacTATCTTAAATTAAATTTGTAGTTGAATGAATGAGAAAATAATATTCAAAACTATTTGAGTGATGAATAAATTGAGATATTCATTGGTCAAGttatttaaattgttaatttttaTAGTTAGTTTAAACTTTTAAACTaactataaaaattaattaaaaattaggaTTTTTTTGGTTAGAaaagtctatttcttttataaagaaTGGACCATATTCTCAAACTATAAAAATGAATTAGTATTTTCACCCTTTCGAGTTAATGCAATTTGTAATTTCTTCTTTTCTGGGTGAGAATCATATTCTTGTTAGTATTATTGTCCTTCACTGAGAAAAATTTGACTCTTGACAATTTGTGGATCTTTTCTTCTTAGATCGTCTTTTACAGCATAGAAAATAATTACTTCGTAACCCTATATATTAACTTTGAGATATCTTTTTTTAATCGTTCTATCTAATGAGTAAGGAAACATTTAAATTTGTTGTACGATAAGAGTGAGATTCATGTCTTTATTAGAATTATATAATATGAAGGGGTTACAATGATGTTGATTCTGTAAAATATTTTAACTCTGAAATATCTTATTTTGATCGTCCTTTTCAACTAGTAAGAAAATAAGTATGTAAAATATTTTGACGAtgaatgtttgattttttttttgtataaaggGTCATGTGTTAGGTCtggtggctagcacatgaggtgttgtcacaatgAGGTATGAGATTCGAATTTCGGCAaaaccgaggtaaatacctcccttatgtgctagtcactattccaaaggctagtaaccacccgtgatttatctcttccgtGTTCGCCTTGATACGGATTGACGGGGGCActaggggcgagcgtattcgccttttgccacaatgtgTTAAGGTAATATCCCTTGTAATTTATCTTTCTATATTTAATCATCGAGAGGTCGATGATAATAAATCATTTGAAATGAGCGTTATGATCATATGTGCCTCTAATAGTATATTCCCGAGATTATGGTGTCGTGGTAGGATATCCAGGGGCGGTCCTGAGACAAATTAGGCCCGGGGCAAAACAATAGATTTGGCCATTTGGGCCCTCCCTCTTACATTAACTTAAAAACTCGAGGGAGGACAGCACGGTGAAGGACGATGTCGTTATGTCGTCGCGCTGTCCCGGCGTTACGTCATCGTGGGGAACTTCGGAGTTCGGCAGCGATGACGATGAGGGTGGGGGGGGGGCACGACTAGAGGGAGGGCGACTAGGCGAAAGAGGGCTAGGGAGAGAGGGAGGACGAGAGATCTAGAGAGGGAGGGCGAGTTCGCTTTGGCGAGGAGGGAGAGGGCTAGGGCGAGAAGGTTCAATTCGGCGAGGAGAATTCGACGAGGAATTTaaactatatatttttaataatatattaaaataaattatgggGCCTCACCCAAAGTGGGGCCCTAGGCAGGTGCCCTGCCTGCCCCCCACCAGGGCCGCCCCTAGAATATCCAGGTTGTCACTTAGACACCCACAgttcgaaccccagctacggcgtatttgcagaatttttcctccaaatggggggcATAACCAAAGGATGCTGTACTTCTGAGCTAGCTGCCGCATGCGCTTTCTGATTTATCCTGATAACAATGAAAAATTTCTATCAGACCGGATCAATCATTTCAGAGATAGTCAATGAACTTAACTGGGATTATCAATTTTTAATAGTAAAAAACACTTGTACGTTTGCTTGTATAATAAGAATGATTAAACCACGAATATGCATCACTATTTAAATCGAAGAAATTTGAAGTCACTATTTAAAGGCGACAAAACTCTTATTCCAAAATCACTCGAAGTCAAATTATAATATCTCCAGAGCTCTTCTCCTCTTAGTCTCCTCTCTGAAGAGTAAAAAGGCTTCTGAAGGTAGAattgttgaatattattttttttttatgggcTTAATTGTAAGGTGTGAGTATAAAtatgatttgaattttttttacgtAATCTAACTTGAGATTATTAGATTTTGAATTATAGAATGTGAATTTAATATGTAAAATTTTTTAACCCGATTTGTTATCATCTATGAGCTAATAACATATCAGAGTGTCTATATAAGAGAGAGGTGTTGATGTTGAAAGCACTAGCTAATTAAAATTGTATTTTGATATTGGCAAATATTCAAAGTTAAGCAGTGTTGTTGTTCTAACAAGTTTAACTgagtatgcaaaaaaaaaaaagtcctaATTAATCTTAGACAAGATGAAAgttctagttgaggctaggcaaagaaaTCCTAATAgacactaggcaggtggaaagtcctagctgcggctaggcaaggaagtcctggtCCGTGggactgggcgaagtcttggtaggtcgagtaCATCGGGAGAAAATTCTATGGTTGaggaaactaggtgaaagtcttgggggTTGCAGACATAAGGAGAAAAATTAGATGGGTCGAGGTTCGGACATCTAGTAGAAATTCTTGATATCTCGgatgctgagtaaaagtccaaatGCTCTGGATTACAAGTTTAGAAAAAGGTAAATTCTCTTGAAAAGTAGGTAATGACACGTTCACCGTTAAGGGAACAGTAGACATTGGTTCAACTTAGAGTTTCATTAGAAATCTGAAAGTCAAAACTAGATAGTCTAGAAATTgttaaattaatcatattttattatgctaactttgttttgcaagatatctttggtattttggactaacatgtcttgcaagaAATGAAATGCACAAAGAAGCTTTGGGTGAACAATGCTTGAGGTGCCTCCTGTGTTATTGGAGGCTCCTCGGACACCCTGGTTGAAGACCCCATGTGGaagggcttggaggcacctcccatgcgattggaggtgccttggagttgGGCACGTAGGTGCCTCAAAGAGCATAGAAGGTGCCCTCCATAGGATAAAAATCGCAGATTACGATGATTATCACTACCGAGATTTTAGGGATAACATCTgcagttggaggcacctcagacattattggaggcaccctcaacacttCATAAAAGAGTTGTTCGAGCAGCTCTTTAAAGAGTACTTGCAAATCAATATGTTACATCTTCTACGATCACCGCTTTGCTCCGACAACTACACTCTACACCAAATTCTAATACTGTCAGTATAATTTACATTACgcattttttaattatctctctTAGTAAGTTTTGTTTAATTCTCCAAATTATTAGTGAATTTCCTTCTAAAAGCGATAGATGATCGcgagccgtggagtaggagtcatcacaagtTTCGaacaaagtaaaaccaacttgtgtcaATTGTCTTTTATTTCCACTGCTTTTATTGCTCTGTGTTTTCTCAATTAATTTATGAAAATGTTAAAAGCCACGAGCACCATTTATTGGACGTTTAGGCGTTACTGgagacgaaagggttcgtccctttcgctgctgcaaactgatgtttgctgcaaacgccagggagacgaaggggtgtcctttccccttcgtcttcctcagccttcttatTAAAGATCCGAAGGGGTGAAGGTGAACAGCGAGCAAGCGATCGAGGTGATCATAGGAGCAGAGGAGGTAATCGTGTGTGAGCAAAGGGAGAACATCTGTAGAtcgggatttggctcgtgaatcTTGAAGCGCTTTCTGGCaactccgtgatcgtgcttccgataGCGGCAATCTCTTCATCGATCGACGTCTTCagttgcggttcttcgggagatcaatgtgagtgtttatggtttctgcattattattttaattactttttttagttttcatgctctcaaaactaccaacaatggtatcagagcatgtataGTTTTGGCAGCATGAAAAACGACGCCGAAAAGCTCGTGTTTTTCCTTCTTCTgttgcgaagaagaagatgaacagtgaattgaatcgattgaaatttcgtttcaatcgattcaaaaatcGCGAACAATGTATATTTTTTGTTTGAATCGAttgttcaatcgattcaaatatttgaatcgattgaataaggaattgaatcgattcaattgacgGCACAGTGCTTTGTTGAATCGATTCGTCAATCGATTAAAAATCATGCACAGTAATATTTTCGATATTTGAATcgattcatttcaaaatctgaaTCGATTAAAGATCGAATGGAAAAGGAATGAACAGTTTCGAAGCACAGTGCATGCATGcgcgtatatattttttttcttcacatTAATAAACCGTAGATgtgaatattaattaaatatatttattaattaattaaatgcatatagttatgtattattaattaataaatagatatttaatttctGGTTCAATTTACTAAAAATTGAATCAAACCAACTTATCCGATCAAACCccggtctggtttaaattattagttaatttaagcagatcaatttgattcaataatatctaaagtcggttcaaattatttgttggtttaaccagctcagtttattattgaattaataagggTGATCTTGACTAcagaagttgggttgatcaaatatgaccggattagtttcgttatgtcaaaatttgatcagaaacattagatttgttctaatgagtcagacttaatcTAATGGGCAATTGGACGAGTCaaacgaacctgagtttgattaataagtctgtgattgactcaaatgggcttaaacgagaacagaacataggtccaattagattagctCTAATAaggacaatagactaagtttaacatccagactcctgattgaccggtctaatgggtcagtcgacttaaacttctgaaaatcgagaagatttgtttttcttgatttatgatgatggtatgcctgtataaattgaattaaactggttttgtactggttagtctgttttgtactgacttatttaaattcaatttttcagatgacacggacgattaccacattgacttgtcgcgaagtgcggcgaaaccagctccgagaggagattcaggagatagagtataagtctgcttatggagttgacggacatgttagacggctggatagactattttggaaacttgaacaagaagagtttccagtcctggatagttataggatctgggcattgatgcattcattgccagagtatcccaggataatagcagactatgtatgggggcgtcatcaagggcgtgtcacatattcagtactgtgtgaggaactacttcaccatatgggtgaagaagagcctgaagagtctgaagaggaccaAGAGATGCTCaaagaagatccagaaatggatctaatggagaatcctgaagctaccccatctgagattatcccaaatgagtctaggttaatagggatagtgttggctgctatactagtgtttgtcctagtgggagcagtgctggcctatctagtttattagtgttctgtttgctgtcgttatgtacgagcaatgttagctcatctagtttttgagtcatgtaataatttatgTTGTTTTGTACGAatagaattatataataaaagttatgttatatgttaactaacttggaaatgattagttcatttcatgatatgattagttcatataaatatgattagttcatataaatatgatttttcatataaaatgatttgttcattagttgggatatatgtaatataattgattagtgttgattagattagaacatataaatgataagtggaaacaatgttatcacttgattttgtaaactaactctaatttacactgagtcaataaatagttgcacatatatgaattacactgaaataataaataatttgtttatttatatagatcatgacaactaaaaacatcatagctgaactcaataagggtgagaaattatatggggataactacaaaatctggcacctcaagatacaatatgttcttgaggaacaagaagttctggaggctgtaa
This genomic stretch from Zingiber officinale cultivar Zhangliang chromosome 7A, Zo_v1.1, whole genome shotgun sequence harbors:
- the LOC122001910 gene encoding probable xyloglucan endotransglucosylase/hydrolase protein 26, with the translated sequence MAKILGNLVFGFVLLVAMGQALADFNFYRDMVCYWGPRNLAVWNNGTNLALNLNNASGCGIKTRKQFMFGSVEMQIKLVQGNSAGTVTTYYVSSTGDKHDEIDFEFLGNVSGQPYIVHTNIWARGVGRREQQFYLWFDPTAAFHNYTIHWNPTQIVWLIDSIPIRLFRNYQKYGVAYPNQQAMKAYSSIWNGDSWATQGGRVKIDWKRAPFAARYQQVNLRICPWYSQGSTSQCSANTPANWWTAPAYSRLNYAQQGQLMWVRNKYMIYDYCRDSKRFKGAMPPECSLPLY